The Paenibacillus sp. RC334 nucleotide sequence AAGTTGGTGCCTTAAATGAATACAGTGCAACGGGATATTTACGATATCACCATTATTGGCGGCGGCCCTGCTGGTATGTATGCTGCTTTTTATAGTGGAATGAGAGCGATGCGTACCAAATTAATTGACGCTAAACAGGAGCTAGGCGGATTTATGCGTACATATCCTGAGAAATTAGTCTGGGATGTGGGCGGAGTAGGTCCGATACGATGTGAAAGATTAATTGATGCTTTGGAGAGACAAGCGAAAACATTTGATCCCACCATTGTGTTAGGTCAGGAAATCGCACATTTTGAACGTCATGATGATGTCTTTGTACTGACATCAAAAACGGGTGAATGCCACTACACACGTACTATATTATTATGTGCTGGAAGAGGAATGACACAAGTTCAAAAGCTGGATGTTGAAGGGGCCAATCGGTATGAATTGACGAACCTTCATTACGTGATTACAGATTTGTCCAGATTTAAAGATAAGCGAGTTCTGATTTCAGGGGGCGGAGATTCTGCGGTTGATTGGGCGAATGAAATGGTAAAGCTGGCCAAAGAAGTTATTGTGGCTCATAGACGAGATGAATTTACTGCACATGAACTGCCTGTAGCCCAAATGAAAGCATCCGCTAAGGTCATGACACCGTACATGATAGATTGCTTATATGGTACGGGGGATTCTATTCAAAGCGTGTCTCTCAAGCATATCAAGACCGGTGCTATAGAGCAGGTTGAAGTAGATGAAGTTGTAGTCAGTCATGGATTTGATCGTGATTTTGGTGATGTATTGAAATGGGGACTAGACAGGGAAGATTATGGTGTCTCTGTTGATGCTCGAATGCGTACAAGCATTCCGGGAATCTTTGGGGCTGGAGACTTTATCACCTATGGCAGTAAGGTTCGTTTAATTGCAGGAGCATTTAATGATGCCGTATTAGCCGTAAATAGTGCTAAGCTCTATCTGGAACCAACCGCTTTAGATATGGCTGGTGTTTCGTCTCATCATTCTGCCTTCTTTGGAAAAAATAAAGCGATCTTACAAGGTTGATAAGAGATCACAGTAATTGACGAGATTTTTCTCGAATCATTACTGTGATCTTTTTGGTGTAATAAGAAAAATGAGAAGGTGACTTTACATGGAAATATTTATACAATATAAAACAGTAACTACGATGAAGCTTAACGTGAAAATCTTATTTCAAGCGATTATAAATTTTAATTTTAAATTGGAGGATTTATGCCATGACGCTGGAACCTCAAATGAGTCGAAGCAGTAAGGATGAAGCGCGATTTGTCAGGAACAAACTGATTGAATTTAACGCAAAACACATACCTGAAGATATCCAAACCCGATATGAGGAGATCAATCTTACCCTCAAAAACGACGATGGTCAGGTGATCGGTGGTCTTTTAAGTGTGCTGTGCTGGAACTGGGTGGAGGTAGATATTTTGTGGATAGATCAGAGCTACAGAGGGAAGGGCTATGGTTCACAATTGCTTGGTGAGATCGAACAAATCGCCAAAGATAAAGGGTGTACCTTTATACAACTCAACACATTTACTTTTCAAGCACCCGATTTTTATGAAAAGTATGGGTACGAAGTGATCGGCGTCATTGATGATGCCCCCCGAGGCTTTAAGCACTATTATTATAAGAAAAACATCTAGCGAGGACTCTAATATATGCGGCTAAAGGGAGTTATACTATAAAGAATAGGGATAAAGAAAGGTATGATCGGATTGACGACGGAAGTAACACACAAAATATATACCATGTGCATGATTCAGGATGGAACCAAGGTACTGCTCCTCAACAGACCGGATAAAAAGGGCTTTCCAGGTTACATCGCGCCAGGAGGGAAAGTAGAATTTCCAGAGAGCATTGTGAATGGGGCCATTCGTGAAGTGAAGGAAGAAACAGGATTAACCGTAACGGAAATTGTATTTAAAGGAATTGACGAATTTTGTGACCCTAGCAAAGGGTTAAGATACATGGTATTTAACTATTTGGCTACTGCGAGTGAAGGGGAGCTGCTAAAAAATCCTCCAGAAGGAGAACTGCTATGGGTGGATATGGAGGAAGCGCTCGATCTGCCGATGCAGGATTGGTTTAAACAGAGATTCCCATTGTTTTTCGCTCCCGGAACCTTTGAGGTGAGCCAGGTGTGGATACAGGACACGAATGAAACTTTGGAAGCAACGGTCAAAAACTATGGGGTGTAGAGATGACGACGACCATTTATTTTTCCTCTAACCGGTTGGGGGAGGTAGCAGATGATCAATTACAGAGGATGCTGGATCGTTTCAATCTGGGTCGCCTGCGATCTTCGGGGAAAACGGCAGAAGGCGTCATGGGACAAACCCTCTATATTTCTTCGACGGCTGGACAATTTGTATTGAAGGGCAACCCGCTTTTTCAAGGGCAATGGGTGGAAGAGCAGTTTATAGTGGAGCAGCTACATACAAGGACCCAAATTCCTGTGCCTGCACCGTATCTTGTGGATGAAACCGAGGATATTTTTGGCTGGAGCTATGCTGTTATGCCTTGTTTAGACGGTCAGCATATACATACGCCCGAGCTGCAAGCGAGACTGACACCGCCTGGTCAACAACAGATGGCTGAAATGCTGGCTACTGTACTACTGGAGCTTCATAGCTGGAAGGTTGAGAACAGTGGAGAGCTGGATACAATCAGTCTGGCTATTCGTCCTTTTGATGTCTCTTATCGGGCGTGGTTATATGGACGTATCCGTTACTGGCTAGAGGATGCCCGAAAATACTCAGACATTTCTGCACAGGACATAGCATGGGTAGAGTGTATTTTGGAAGGCTCACGCCAAGCATTCGATCAACTGGATACCAACACATTTGTAATGGGAGATTTTAAACCGCAAAATTTCCTTGTTAAAAACGGCGATGGTGGTTGGAGAGTCAGTGGGCTTTTTGATTTTACGACAGCCTATTTTGGTGACGGGGTTGCAGACCTTCCGAAAATAACCATAATGTATCTGGAGAATGGAGAGGAAGAGCTGGCCAGACGTTTTCTTACAGCTTACTTGAAAGGGATGGAAGATAAAAAAGGATTTGTAGAACGCTTCCAGGTGCATATGCTGCATCAGCAGATTTTAAATTGGGGCTGTGCCAAAGCGATGAAGCAGGTCACTTGGGATGACAAGCAATCTTTTACAGATTGGGCCCGTAAATTCACGGATATTGAGATATATGAACACTAGGCAAGAAGAATTGCGAGTTTAATAGGAGGAAGTGATAGGCGTGCAAACAGTGAGCTTGGTAAAGCCGGAAAGTGTATGGAAGGAAGCTTATCTTTCTTTTTATGAGGAATGGAAACAGAGTCAGGAGCTTATGGTACCGTGGGTAATTTCTACAGAACCGTATGATTTTGAAGGTATGCTGACGTTTTTGAGCAATCAGGAAAATGGAATTGGTCTGTCGGAAGGCTGGGTCAAAACCTCAACGTATTGGCTTGTGACTGCAATTGAGCAGGTCGTCGGAGTGGTAAACATCAGGCATGAGCTTAACGAAAAGCTGTTAAATACCGGAGGGCATATCGGCTACGGTATCCGTCCTTCCGCACGGGGGAATAGCTACGCTGTTACTATGCTTGCGTTGGCACTGGAAAAAGCAAAAGAGCTGGGGATTTCCAGAGCTTTGGTCGTATGCGACTCCGATAATATCGCCTCCAAAAAAACAATCCTTGGCAACGGAGGAACACCGGATCAGGATTACGTTGATGAAGATGGAAATCGTATGAATCGATTTTGGA carries:
- a CDS encoding GNAT family N-acetyltransferase encodes the protein MTLEPQMSRSSKDEARFVRNKLIEFNAKHIPEDIQTRYEEINLTLKNDDGQVIGGLLSVLCWNWVEVDILWIDQSYRGKGYGSQLLGEIEQIAKDKGCTFIQLNTFTFQAPDFYEKYGYEVIGVIDDAPRGFKHYYYKKNI
- a CDS encoding GNAT family N-acetyltransferase → MQTVSLVKPESVWKEAYLSFYEEWKQSQELMVPWVISTEPYDFEGMLTFLSNQENGIGLSEGWVKTSTYWLVTAIEQVVGVVNIRHELNEKLLNTGGHIGYGIRPSARGNSYAVTMLALALEKAKELGISRALVVCDSDNIASKKTILGNGGTPDQDYVDEDGNRMNRFWIEL
- a CDS encoding aminoglycoside phosphotransferase family protein, with protein sequence MTTTIYFSSNRLGEVADDQLQRMLDRFNLGRLRSSGKTAEGVMGQTLYISSTAGQFVLKGNPLFQGQWVEEQFIVEQLHTRTQIPVPAPYLVDETEDIFGWSYAVMPCLDGQHIHTPELQARLTPPGQQQMAEMLATVLLELHSWKVENSGELDTISLAIRPFDVSYRAWLYGRIRYWLEDARKYSDISAQDIAWVECILEGSRQAFDQLDTNTFVMGDFKPQNFLVKNGDGGWRVSGLFDFTTAYFGDGVADLPKITIMYLENGEEELARRFLTAYLKGMEDKKGFVERFQVHMLHQQILNWGCAKAMKQVTWDDKQSFTDWARKFTDIEIYEH
- a CDS encoding NAD(P)/FAD-dependent oxidoreductase, with amino-acid sequence MNTVQRDIYDITIIGGGPAGMYAAFYSGMRAMRTKLIDAKQELGGFMRTYPEKLVWDVGGVGPIRCERLIDALERQAKTFDPTIVLGQEIAHFERHDDVFVLTSKTGECHYTRTILLCAGRGMTQVQKLDVEGANRYELTNLHYVITDLSRFKDKRVLISGGGDSAVDWANEMVKLAKEVIVAHRRDEFTAHELPVAQMKASAKVMTPYMIDCLYGTGDSIQSVSLKHIKTGAIEQVEVDEVVVSHGFDRDFGDVLKWGLDREDYGVSVDARMRTSIPGIFGAGDFITYGSKVRLIAGAFNDAVLAVNSAKLYLEPTALDMAGVSSHHSAFFGKNKAILQG
- a CDS encoding 8-oxo-dGTP diphosphatase, giving the protein MIGLTTEVTHKIYTMCMIQDGTKVLLLNRPDKKGFPGYIAPGGKVEFPESIVNGAIREVKEETGLTVTEIVFKGIDEFCDPSKGLRYMVFNYLATASEGELLKNPPEGELLWVDMEEALDLPMQDWFKQRFPLFFAPGTFEVSQVWIQDTNETLEATVKNYGV